From the Bdellovibrionota bacterium genome, the window CCTGTTGGGCGATCGCTTTCGCCTTGTCGAGCGCGACGGCGGACATCGGATGGGGCTGCCACGACTGGCGGTAGTCGCCGTCGATCTGGATGTGGCCGATCGGCGGGCAGAAGATCGTTCCGTTCACGGCGCGGACGGTCAGGAGCGTGATCTCGTAATCGAAGCGGATAAACGACTCTAAGATCACCGTCGTCTTTTTGGCGCGAGAGGCCGACATGGCGTAGTCCCACGCTTTTTGAAGATCGATGGAAGATTGAACGACCGACTGGCCTTTCCCGGAAGAAGACATCACCGGCTTCATCACGCAGGGGAAGCCGACCTTCTCTCCGGCGGCTTTCAACTCTTCCGGACGGCTGATAAAGACGTACCGGCTGGTCGGGAGCTTCAGCTCCTCGGCGGCGAGGCGGCGGATCCCCTCACGGTCCATTGTGAGGCGCGCGGCGCGGGCGGTCGGGATGACGGTATACTGTTTTTCGATTTCGACCAGATAGTCGGTGGCGATCGCTTCGATTTCGGGGACGATGAGGGTCGGCTCTTCTTTGGCGATGACGTCGGCCAGGCGCGCCCGGTCGAGCATGTCGATGACATGGCTGCGGTGGGCCACCTGCATCGCGGGGGCGTTCGGGTAGCGGTCGACGGCGATGACCTCCACGCCGAGGCGCTGCGCCTCAATCGTCACTTCCTTCCCGAGTTCTCCCGACCCCAAAAGCATGAGCCGGAAAGCATTTTTGGAGAGCGGCGTCCCCAGCATAAAGCGCTCCAGAGGATAATGTCAGGGAAAGATCATATTTTTCTATTCTTTTCCGAACGCTTTTTTTAAGAGCGGCTCGATCTCGCCGTTTTTCGCCATCTCGTCGAGGATATCGGTGTCGCCGTAAAATTGGCCGTCGATGAAGACTTTCGGCAAGGTCGGCCAGTTGGTCATTTTGGAGAGGGCTTCGCGCTTCTCCATATTGCGAAGGACATCGACGACTTCGAACGGATAGCCGTATTTGTTGAAGTATTGGATCGTCTCCACCGTAAAGCCGCACATCGGCATCTGCTTGGTCCCTTTACCGTAAATCACGATCTTATTCTCGGTGATCT encodes:
- the purT gene encoding formate-dependent phosphoribosylglycinamide formyltransferase is translated as MLGTPLSKNAFRLMLLGSGELGKEVTIEAQRLGVEVIAVDRYPNAPAMQVAHRSHVIDMLDRARLADVIAKEEPTLIVPEIEAIATDYLVEIEKQYTVIPTARAARLTMDREGIRRLAAEELKLPTSRYVFISRPEELKAAGEKVGFPCVMKPVMSSSGKGQSVVQSSIDLQKAWDYAMSASRAKKTTVILESFIRFDYEITLLTVRAVNGTIFCPPIGHIQIDGDYRQSWQPHPMSAVALDKAKAIAQQVTDNLGGRGIFGVELFVKGNDVYFSEVSPRPHDTGMVTMITQELSEFALHVRAILGFPVHAPLLRTSGASAVILAEKEGIAPQFDLSEALA
- a CDS encoding glutaredoxin domain-containing protein — translated: MGNPIEEEIKKEITENKIVIYGKGTKQMPMCGFTVETIQYFNKYGYPFEVVDVLRNMEKREALSKMTNWPTLPKVFIDGQFYGDTDILDEMAKNGEIEPLLKKAFGKE